A genomic segment from Nicotiana sylvestris chromosome 1, ASM39365v2, whole genome shotgun sequence encodes:
- the LOC104214767 gene encoding zinc-finger homeodomain protein 4, translated as MEIPSQEEEMPMPINSTYVGGGGGHGHGHIIHHDPTPVPNNTNHIIPSSVANSINGPPIEATPVSADHHVPYKKIVRYKECLKNHAAAMGGNATDGCGEFMPSGEEGTIEALICSACNCHRNFHRKEIEGEQQLLQLQPPPSSCDYYNLNRGGKKVYLGHSHNHHKSLLGPEQYGTIIPSRATAPHHHQMIMSYNNMGSLPSESEEHEDINGGGGVMAMAMARPLHHHNQMVKKRFRTKFTQEQKEKMFNFAEKVGWKIQKQEETVVQQFCQELGIKRRVLKVWMHNNKHNLAKKNSNVTIPQNQV; from the exons ATGGAAATTCCAAGTCAAGAAGAGGAAATGCCAATGCCAATTAACAGTACATAtgttggaggaggaggaggacaTGGTCATGGCCACATAATACATCATGATCCTACACCAGTACCCAACAATACTAATCACATTATACCTTCTTCTGTTGCAAATTCCATCAATGGCCCTCCCATTGAAGCAACACCAGTATCAGCAGATCATCATGTGCCTTACAAGAAGATTGTCAG GTACAAAGAATGCCTCAAGAACCATGCAGCAGCAATGGGTGGAAATGCAACTGATGGATGTGGTGAGTTTATGCCAAGTGGTGAAGAAGGTACAATAGAAGCACTCATTTGTTCAGCTTGCAATTGTCATAGAAATTTCCACAGAAAAGAAATAGAAGGTGAGCAGCAACTTCTTCAACTACAACCACCACCTTCCTCTTGTGATTACTATAATCTCAACAGGGGAGGGAAAAAAGTTTATTTAGGACACTCACACAACCATCACAAAAGCCTTTTGGGACCTGAACAATATGGAACTATAATCCCTTCTAGAGCAACAGCACCACATCATCATCAGATGATTATGTCATATAATAATATGGGGTCACTTCCTTCTGAGTCAGAAGAGCATGAAGATATTAATGGTGGTGGTGGGGTTATGGCTATGGCTATGGCTAGGCCATTACATCATCATAATCAAATGGTGAAGAAAAGGTTTAGAACAAAGTTTACTCAAGAACAGAAGGAGAAAATGTTCAATTTTGCTGAGAAAGTTGGATGGAAAATACAAAAACAAGAGGAAACTGTGGTGCAACAATTCTGTCAAGAACTTGGAATTAAAAGAAGAGTACTTAAAGTTTGGATGCACAACAATAAGCACAATCTTGCCAAGAAAAACTCCAACGTTACCATTCCTCAAAATCAAGTTTAA